One region of Cydia fagiglandana chromosome 17, ilCydFagi1.1, whole genome shotgun sequence genomic DNA includes:
- the LOC134672543 gene encoding reversion-inducing cysteine-rich protein with Kazal motifs: MASAVARRRRGAKRGRCWKSRLLFLALAIASANSQDISACCSKATGTCRSVCEKMSLVEIASNASMREERIQNIYKFCTPSLIEFWICMNVTIQEVVSGSGWWGRACCALGRSTPCRQACATAAGTAALASVCRRSDEIAFFNCVKQQEEAQACCSQTQSLTCNEACQRVLWRVGTAHVELNARERAVEACEQSPPLLHCLRDLTASTVHADASKYLPCCHESPSQECRSTCESVLRRTGDSGEIAEALNQDCGAPAIHDGLWQCFLRRAEPPDTKDLIPRDIAKLHCCSRATTINCRRLCFNTFNTDWPNNFEKFDSECLGNPQETDLTQCIEEVEAPCSLGCAGLTYCSQLNNRPTSLFRSCSAQADLDAHLAVAEQKDSGSVKVSGLTLPLKNSSQCPTDIWKNVACALHVKPCTAKGHASLLCAADCTRLVSSCVEWARAPPALNAAALCARLAPADPAAPCVALTDYMSPSTHPPLLSSREAVTSPCAGSPCNATQVCVVNRNCLQGGSCSRYTCIDGCPLGDGSPILVPLGSWARVPMTGPSGKACFKICHCTVKGLGQCQPLPCVVLDNCRLHEKVITHGEKYYMECNACACVLGERVCARRWCGRAALLTGLPCNCPPHHLPVAAPGRRYPNACLAKCAGATDAEIEFGIRSACAGAACGRRTCLPARNVCLSRLQASCPQHVCVNTSHCNAQPPMPVCDTDGHTHNNPCHLVLSGNMFAYWGQCLERCSKVGHVCGANGITYISECAAWAEYASVDYRGPCLAVGPISDLMEPKCQVDRIICPPLIKPNCLGFTPPGACCPKCGGALRILYSKKQIDRALYGTNISSSVINLKNVLSALERQVKIAECALRGYLTIETEIFVTVETILENPTDLQLRVCVLEAEKLADLINRESPIISSDLGLSALSYALTVHTNPTKGASSLSLSLLAIMISSISIFVLR, encoded by the exons ATGTCGCTCGTCGAGATAGCGTCCAACGCGTCCATGCGGGAGGAAAGGATACAAAACATCTACAAGTTCTGTACGCCTTCGCTG ATCGAGTTTTGGATATGCATGAATGTGACTATTCAAG AAGTGGTGTCCGGCTCGGGCTGGTGGGGCCGGGCGTGCTGCGCGCTCGGGCGCTCCACGCCGTGCCGCCAGGCGTGCGCCACCGCTGCCGGCACCGCTGCGCTGGCGTCGGTCTGCCGACGCTCCGACGAGATCGCCTTCTTCAACTGCGTCAAGCAGCAGGAGGAGGCGCAAGCGTGCTGCT CGCAGACTCAGTCGCTGACATGTAACGAAGCCTGCCAGCGTGTGCTGTGGCGAGTGGGTACCGCGCACGTGGAACTAAACGCGCGGGAGCGTGCAGTCGAAGCTTGCGAGCAGTCCCCGCCGCTGCTGCACTGTTTGAGGGACCTGACTGCTTCAACGGTCCACGCTGATGCTTCCAAAT atTTACCTTGCTGTCATGAATCTCCAAGCCAAGAATGTAGGTCAACTTGCGAATCAGTACTCCGTCGTACGGGAGACTCGGGAGAAATCGCTGAGGCTCTGAACCAAGACTGTGGAGCGCCGGCCATCCATGACGGACTCTGGCAATGCTTCCTGAGGAGAGCTGAGCCGCCTGATACCAAGGATCTCATACCGCGCGATATTGCTAAACTACATTGTTGCAGCAGG GCAACAACGATAAACTGCCGAAGACTTTGCTTCAACACATTTAACACAGACTGGCCGaacaattttgagaaattcgaCTCCGAGTGCCTGGGTAATCCACAGGAGACGGATTTGACGCAATGCATAGAAGAAG TGGAAGCTCCATGTTCGCTAGGCTGTGCTGGATTGACGTACTGCAGTCAGCTTAACAACCGGCCGACCAGCCTATTTAGATCCTGTTCAGCTCAAGCAGATCTTGATGCTCATTTGGCTGTGGCAGAACAAAAAGATAGTGG GTCTGTAAAGGTATCAGGGTTGACATTACCATTAAAGAACTCTTCACAGTGTCCAACTGATATTTGGAAAAACGTCGCTTGCGCGCTGCATGTCAAACCTTGCACTGCTAAG GGCCACGCCAGCCTGCTGTGCGCCGCAGACTGCACGCGGCTGGTGTCGTCGTGCGTGGAgtgggcgcgcgcgccgcccgcgctgAACGCCGCCGCGCTCTGCGCGCGCCTCGCGCCCGCCGACCCCGCCGCGCCCTGCGTCGCGCTCACAGACTACATGTCACCCA GCACACACCCACCGCTCTTGTCATCCCGTGAAGCCGTGACGTCGCCATgtgcagggtcgccatgtaacgCGACCCAAGTGTGCGTGGTGAACAGGAACTGTCTGCAGGGCGGGTCTTGCTCACGCTACACTTGCATCGATGGTTGTCCATTGG GTGATGGCAGTCCAATTTTAGTCCCGCTCGGGTCCTGGGCTCGAGTTCCGATGACCGGTCCGTCGGGGAAGGCCTGCTTCAAGATATGCCACTGCACTGTCAAGGGCTTGGGGCAATGCCAGCCTTTGCCCTGCGTGGTGTTGGATAATTGCAGACTTCATGAGAAAGTTATCACGCATG GTGAGAAATACTACATGGAGTGCAACGCGTGCGCGTGCGTGTTGGGCGAGCGCGTGTGCGCGCGGCGCTGGTGCGGGCGCGCGGCGCTGCTGACCGGGCTCCCGTGCAACTGCCCCCCGCACCACCTGCCCGTCGCCGCGCCCGGCCGCCGCTACCCCAACGCCTGCCTCGCCAA ATGTGCTGGCGCAACGGACGCGGAAATCGAGTTCGGGATCCGCTCAGCGTGCGCGGGCGCGGCGTGCGGGCGCCGCACGTGCTTGCCGGCGCGCAACGTGTGCCTGTCCCGGCTGCAGGCCAGCTGCCCGCAACATGTCTGCG TGAACACAAGTCACTGCAACGCCCAGCCACCAATGCCGGTGTGTGACACTGATGGCCACACACACAACAACCCGTGCCATCTCGTCCTCAGCGGGAACATGTTCGCCTACTGGGGACAATGTTTGGAGCGGTGCTCAAAg GTTGGACATGTTTGCGGAGCAAATGGCATCACATACATCTCGGAGTGTGCTGCGTGGGCTGAGTATGCCAGCGTCGACTACCGCGGTCCGTGTCTCGCGGTAGGACCTATATCCGACCTCATGGAGCCTAAATGCCAGGTCGACAGGATAATCTGCCCACCTTTGATAAAACCCAACTGTCTGGGATTCACGCCTCCTGGCGCTTGCTGCCCTAAATGTGGAGGTGCTCTAAGAATTCTTTATTCGAAAAAACAAATAGATAGAGCTCTATATGGCACTAACATATCATCTTCTGTGATAAATTTGAAGAATGTCTTAAGCGCTTTGGAAAGGCAAGTCAAAATAGCGGAATGCGCTTTAAGAGGTTACTTGACTATTGAAACGGAAATATTTGTTACCGTTGAGACAATTTTAGAGAATCCAACTGATCTACAGTTGCGCGTGTGTGTCTTAGAAGCTGAGAAACTGGCTGACCTTATAAATCGGGAAAGCCCGATTATTTCAAGTGATTTAGGTTTAAGCGCGTTGTCGTATGCGTTAACTGTTCATACGAATCCGACCAAAGGTGCATCTAGTTTAAGTCTATCTCTGTTAGCAATTATGATTTCTTCTAtaagtatttttgttttaagataa